A DNA window from Pseudodesulfovibrio thermohalotolerans contains the following coding sequences:
- the queD gene encoding 6-carboxytetrahydropterin synthase QueD, which yields MPGKWKLTITQEFSASHQLRNYCGKCENMHGHNFGVEVVVEGDTLDPKVQYLVDFKELKQRTKAVLEKLDHKHLNEVECFTEINPSSENLAMFIYRNLKGTLPENVSLVEVSVSEKNSSKATYWEE from the coding sequence ATGCCCGGCAAATGGAAATTGACCATCACCCAGGAGTTTTCGGCCTCGCACCAACTGCGCAACTACTGCGGCAAGTGCGAGAACATGCACGGCCACAACTTCGGCGTGGAAGTGGTGGTCGAGGGCGACACCCTGGACCCCAAGGTCCAGTACCTCGTGGACTTCAAGGAGTTGAAGCAGCGCACCAAGGCCGTGCTGGAAAAGCTCGACCACAAGCACCTCAACGAGGTGGAGTGCTTCACCGAGATCAACCCCTCCTCCGAGAATCTGGCCATGTTCATCTACCGGAACCTCAAGGGCACCCTGCCTGAAAACGTTTCCCTGGTGGAGGTCTCCGTCTCGGAGAAAAACTCGTCCAAGGCCACCTACTGGGAAGAATAA
- a CDS encoding nucleotide pyrophosphohydrolase: MNDSLDELNERHRRFVEERNWQKHQTPKNLVMALTGEVGELNELFQWLTPEESRTVAGDRKRAVAEEMSDVLIYLVRLADELGIDLVAAAHEKCDTNERKYPAEAFRDGRMRPHEYKESR, encoded by the coding sequence ATGAACGATTCACTTGACGAGCTCAACGAACGGCACCGGCGGTTCGTGGAAGAGCGCAATTGGCAGAAACACCAGACGCCCAAGAACCTAGTCATGGCCCTGACCGGAGAGGTCGGGGAACTGAACGAGCTGTTCCAGTGGCTCACCCCCGAGGAAAGCCGCACCGTGGCGGGCGATCGAAAGCGAGCCGTTGCCGAAGAGATGTCGGACGTGCTCATATATCTGGTCAGGCTGGCCGACGAACTGGGCATCGACCTGGTTGCGGCGGCCCACGAAAAATGCGACACCAACGAACGGAAATATCCGGCCGAGGCGTTCCGCGACGGACGCATGAGGCCGCACGAATACAAGGAGTCCAGATAA
- a CDS encoding CgeB family protein, translating to MQESPTTRPKFRNAAPRILLLTSRYFLIGELEAACRRLGVEHLLLDFGTREMDLDEFVAAMTDAFETFRPDFVLTVNHLGVDREGVLASLLRRHGLPLASWFVDNPHLILGAYKCLHEARTALFTWDLDTVDSLRTMGFEHVFHLPLGADPTRLTPHRAAPVEAWRAPISFVGNSMLTKTLLRARAANPSEALFRAGMEVAKAFAGSSAQLAGPFMAEHFPEVRAAYTALDDPARELAFETFVTWQATLLYRLDCVSRTLPFHPLIVGDTGWQELLRTQTGWHYHPELSYYEDLPDFYPLSEINFNCTSQQMKGAVNQRVFDVPCCNGFLLTDHRRQMEALFEPETEIVCYPTPDDIPGLVERYLADPAARKAVASAARKRVLAEHTYDHRMTSLMETMRQTFG from the coding sequence ATGCAAGAATCCCCGACAACCCGGCCGAAATTCCGCAACGCCGCACCGCGCATCCTCCTGCTCACCAGCCGGTATTTTCTTATCGGCGAACTGGAGGCCGCCTGCCGCAGGCTCGGCGTGGAGCACCTCCTCCTGGACTTCGGCACACGGGAAATGGACCTCGACGAATTCGTGGCCGCCATGACCGACGCCTTCGAGACGTTCCGGCCCGACTTCGTGCTCACGGTCAACCACCTGGGCGTGGACCGGGAGGGCGTGCTCGCCTCGCTATTGCGCCGTCACGGTCTGCCCCTGGCCTCCTGGTTCGTGGACAACCCGCACCTCATCCTCGGGGCGTACAAATGCCTGCACGAAGCCCGCACAGCCCTGTTCACCTGGGACCTGGACACCGTGGACTCGCTCCGAACCATGGGCTTCGAACACGTCTTTCACCTGCCGCTGGGCGCCGACCCCACCCGGCTGACGCCCCATCGGGCCGCCCCTGTCGAGGCGTGGCGCGCCCCCATCTCCTTCGTGGGCAACTCCATGCTGACCAAGACCCTGCTGCGGGCCAGGGCGGCGAATCCGTCCGAAGCCCTGTTCCGGGCGGGCATGGAAGTGGCGAAGGCGTTCGCGGGCTCCTCGGCGCAACTGGCCGGACCGTTCATGGCCGAACATTTCCCCGAAGTCCGCGCCGCGTACACCGCCCTCGACGATCCCGCCAGGGAACTCGCGTTCGAAACCTTCGTCACCTGGCAGGCAACACTGCTCTACCGGCTGGACTGCGTGTCGCGCACCCTGCCCTTTCACCCGCTCATCGTCGGCGACACGGGCTGGCAGGAGCTGCTCCGGACGCAAACCGGCTGGCACTACCACCCCGAGCTTTCCTATTACGAGGACCTGCCCGACTTCTATCCCCTGAGCGAAATCAATTTCAACTGCACCAGCCAGCAGATGAAGGGCGCGGTCAACCAACGGGTCTTCGACGTGCCCTGCTGCAACGGCTTCCTGCTCACCGACCACCGCCGCCAGATGGAGGCCCTGTTCGAGCCGGAAACCGAAATTGTCTGCTACCCGACTCCGGACGACATCCCCGGCCTGGTGGAACGCTACCTGGCCGACCCGGCCGCCCGCAAAGCCGTGGCCTCGGCGGCCCGCAAACGGGTCCTGGCCGAGCACACCTACGACCATCGCATGACCTCCCTCATGGAGACCATGCGCCAGACCTTCGGGTAG
- a CDS encoding sensor domain-containing diguanylate cyclase produces MSAKTKLIAALTLILLATFLTTSLINYAFTRATIREELLNSALPLTGKNIYSEVHSDMLRPILAATSMANDAFLKSWIEDGEGDLEAVTRYLSDLRDKYGFLTTFLVSASTDNYYYQDGILKKIGARDPHDVWFYAFLRQNVEFDLDVDTNESEGGKLTIFVNFRVLDNSGKLLGVAGVGVNVDRVTGLLEKARRDYGREVYLVDQDGLVQVHRDTSRIERDYITETPGIQDVAQSILKPGDNSRSFQYDLNGEHFLLSTRYIPELKWFLIVEQCESSALASARDNLIRTVSIGLLSSILIIVLCTLTINHYQGRLERLAKTDPLTGAANRRALEEAFDRFAYKADRYGAPFSAVILDLDKFKAINDQHGHLAGDNVLKDVAATTRRIIRPSDTLARWGGDEFLILLDGGIKEARVLSERVSCALTDEQREIPVSFCYGMARFKEGDTLESMTHRADRAMYKSKDAACRGRDL; encoded by the coding sequence ATGTCCGCAAAAACCAAGCTTATCGCCGCCCTGACCCTGATCCTGCTGGCCACCTTCCTGACCACCAGCCTTATCAACTACGCCTTCACCAGGGCCACGATCCGGGAAGAGCTCCTCAACTCCGCCCTCCCCCTGACCGGCAAGAACATCTATTCGGAAGTCCATTCGGACATGCTCCGGCCCATCCTGGCCGCGACGTCCATGGCCAATGACGCCTTCCTCAAGAGCTGGATAGAAGACGGCGAGGGCGACCTCGAAGCCGTCACCCGCTACCTCTCGGACCTGCGGGACAAGTACGGCTTCCTGACCACGTTCCTCGTCTCCGCCTCGACCGACAACTACTATTACCAGGACGGCATCCTCAAGAAGATCGGTGCCCGGGACCCGCACGACGTGTGGTTCTACGCCTTTCTCCGCCAGAACGTGGAGTTCGACCTGGACGTGGACACCAACGAGTCCGAGGGCGGGAAGCTGACCATCTTCGTCAACTTCCGGGTGCTGGACAACAGCGGCAAACTCCTCGGTGTGGCCGGGGTGGGCGTGAATGTCGACCGGGTCACCGGGCTGCTGGAGAAGGCCCGCCGCGACTACGGCCGCGAGGTCTACCTGGTGGACCAGGACGGACTGGTCCAGGTCCACCGCGACACATCGCGCATCGAGCGCGATTACATCACCGAGACCCCGGGCATCCAGGACGTGGCCCAATCCATTCTCAAGCCGGGAGACAACTCGCGCAGTTTCCAATACGACTTGAACGGCGAACATTTTCTCCTGTCCACCCGGTACATCCCGGAGCTGAAATGGTTCCTCATCGTGGAACAGTGCGAATCCTCGGCCCTGGCGTCGGCGCGCGACAACCTCATCCGCACCGTGAGCATCGGCCTGCTGTCGTCCATCCTCATCATCGTTCTCTGCACCCTCACCATCAATCACTACCAGGGCAGGCTGGAACGGCTGGCCAAGACCGACCCCCTGACCGGGGCGGCCAACCGCCGCGCCCTGGAGGAAGCCTTCGACAGGTTCGCCTACAAGGCGGACCGCTACGGCGCGCCCTTCTCGGCGGTCATCCTGGACCTGGACAAATTCAAGGCCATCAACGACCAGCATGGACATCTGGCCGGGGACAACGTGCTCAAGGACGTGGCCGCCACCACCCGGCGGATCATTCGGCCCTCCGACACCCTGGCCCGCTGGGGCGGCGACGAATTTCTCATTCTTCTGGACGGCGGAATCAAGGAAGCCAGAGTCCTGTCCGAGCGCGTGAGCTGCGCCCTGACCGACGAACAGCGCGAGATTCCGGTCTCCTTCTGCTACGGCATGGCCCGGTTCAAGGAAGGCGATACCCTGGAATCCATGACCCACAGGGCGGATCGAGCCATGTACAAATCCAAGGACGCCGCCTGCCGGGGCCGGGACCTGTAG
- a CDS encoding flagellar hook-length control protein FliK — protein sequence MQNIPGIAKEAASTASVQLVKMATSGKNTAQTATADAKDEKRALFAELFTEHTERVESELSLAPVTHREKMLDSTPGAEKEEEGNTAIDAAGVGTSETTPDINETADEAGLDSRMTMDDLDAVRDDLKEYGMSEEEIAAIEEQVESEEGMTWGQFVSTVAEKLAESRKGEMTDEQKVSLAGFFNKLGFTEKDSSKLVDQLEKGQFDKVLKQVEARLDAMPQDQQLLFTKDEVEAFVSAMGLSREFVTRFQELFASNTLPKDVKQAFTRIRQELAGLDLKDQKLVKAVGKAFAAVMGDKHKESSAAAQVNEAVDLKPRVAEDKADTTVREELAQAFRNRKDAPSDNTVRRQDHAAADGRADVKPDAVVPGEAGEQDMDPEAEHDRKWNNFFDRVREDGSAKTDAARNAEAVGTEAKAVTIQQSATGTNARAWEKVSAPKVLKQVDQAIIKTLKNGARQLTLQLTPENLGKLSIVLSVQGKEVSATIRAENSDSHKVITDNLNIIKNSLEAQGLKVEKLDVQTGLADNQSFNGWFGESQHNLSREREVMIAMRSHMRTMREQNTGGVAQDVQSVGERVIPSDQGLHLIA from the coding sequence ATGCAAAATATTCCCGGCATCGCCAAAGAAGCGGCTTCCACCGCATCCGTCCAGTTGGTCAAGATGGCAACCTCGGGCAAAAATACCGCCCAGACCGCCACTGCCGACGCAAAGGACGAGAAGCGCGCCCTCTTCGCCGAGCTGTTCACCGAGCACACCGAGAGAGTCGAGAGCGAACTCTCCCTGGCCCCGGTGACGCACAGGGAAAAGATGCTCGACTCCACGCCCGGCGCGGAGAAAGAGGAAGAAGGGAATACGGCCATCGACGCAGCCGGGGTAGGAACCTCGGAGACCACTCCCGATATAAACGAAACGGCGGACGAGGCAGGACTGGACAGCCGCATGACCATGGACGATCTGGACGCGGTCCGCGACGATCTCAAGGAATACGGCATGTCCGAGGAGGAGATCGCCGCCATCGAGGAGCAGGTCGAATCCGAAGAGGGCATGACCTGGGGGCAATTCGTTTCCACGGTAGCCGAGAAGCTGGCCGAGTCCCGCAAAGGCGAGATGACCGACGAACAGAAGGTGTCCCTTGCCGGATTCTTCAACAAGCTCGGGTTCACCGAAAAGGACTCCTCGAAACTCGTCGACCAGTTGGAAAAGGGACAATTCGACAAGGTCCTGAAGCAGGTGGAGGCGCGGCTCGACGCCATGCCGCAGGACCAGCAGCTCCTGTTCACCAAGGACGAGGTCGAGGCCTTCGTATCGGCCATGGGACTCTCCAGGGAATTCGTTACCCGGTTCCAGGAACTCTTTGCCTCCAACACCCTGCCCAAGGACGTGAAGCAGGCCTTCACCCGCATCCGCCAGGAACTGGCCGGGCTGGACTTGAAGGATCAGAAGCTGGTCAAGGCGGTGGGCAAGGCGTTCGCCGCGGTCATGGGCGACAAGCACAAGGAAAGTTCAGCGGCGGCCCAGGTGAACGAGGCGGTGGACCTCAAGCCCCGCGTGGCCGAAGACAAGGCCGACACCACCGTCCGCGAAGAGCTGGCCCAGGCATTCCGTAACCGCAAGGACGCCCCGTCCGACAACACGGTCCGCAGGCAAGACCACGCTGCCGCCGATGGCAGGGCCGATGTCAAGCCCGATGCCGTCGTGCCCGGAGAAGCCGGTGAACAGGACATGGACCCCGAGGCCGAACACGACCGCAAATGGAACAATTTCTTCGACAGGGTCCGGGAGGACGGCTCCGCCAAGACCGACGCCGCCCGGAACGCCGAGGCCGTGGGCACAGAAGCCAAGGCCGTCACGATTCAGCAGTCCGCAACCGGAACCAATGCCCGGGCCTGGGAAAAAGTTTCCGCCCCCAAAGTCCTCAAACAAGTGGACCAGGCGATCATCAAGACCCTGAAAAACGGCGCCAGACAACTTACCCTGCAACTCACTCCCGAGAACCTCGGCAAGCTGTCCATCGTGCTCTCGGTCCAGGGCAAGGAGGTCAGTGCCACCATCCGCGCCGAGAACTCCGACTCCCACAAGGTCATCACCGACAACCTTAATATTATTAAGAATTCTTTAGAAGCTCAAGGGCTGAAAGTGGAGAAGCTGGATGTCCAGACCGGGCTCGCAGACAACCAGAGCTTCAACGGATGGTTCGGCGAAAGCCAACACAACCTGTCCCGTGAGCGGGAAGTCATGATCGCCATGCGCAGCCACATGCGCACCATGCGGGAACAAAATACGGGCGGTGTGGCCCAGGACGTGCAATCCGTCGGAGAACGGGTAATTCCTTCCGATCAGGGCTTGCACCTTATCGCGTAA
- a CDS encoding glycosyltransferase family 9 protein: MAKKPILILQMQRMGDLILSYPLMLWLARRHPGHPIYVAAEESFYEPLMKLSPPATYFPWSGAAHLERKEFELVLNLSIREKAAVLAGRLKTEARLGSVRDKDGSRRIHGDWQLYRASLVRNNLYNRFHWGELNGLDAVPFADIAATSFSAPRTLPGSNKVGLFLGASDAAKRPNAAFWAALVDELHGRGLRPVLFGGPAEKALGAETARLAKGPALNLCGTLGLDEFGAVGQTLALFITPDTGPMHLAAWTGLKCLNLSMGNVNPWETGPFVPGHYVLRADLPCAKGCWQCTEDSLKCHAPLTPGRVAALARRLAGPADAARLDRMELPGLALFETGRSDLGLYCLKRLDKTRPDAERLASRFWQTCFGALFGLWSNEKAAEAWSRLAQGAPEEAAALLGHIPEMGRRFKLGLRSGAPLDQSFWTASPAMAKPFTGFADMYLKNNDYSRPAWGRVLTLLERLVAVCA; this comes from the coding sequence ATGGCGAAAAAGCCCATCCTCATATTACAGATGCAGCGCATGGGAGACCTGATCCTCTCCTATCCGCTCATGCTCTGGCTGGCCCGCCGCCATCCCGGCCACCCCATCTACGTGGCTGCCGAGGAATCCTTCTACGAACCGCTCATGAAGCTCTCCCCGCCCGCGACCTATTTCCCGTGGTCCGGGGCGGCCCACCTGGAACGCAAGGAATTCGAACTGGTCCTGAATCTGTCCATCAGGGAAAAGGCCGCCGTCCTCGCTGGCCGCCTGAAGACCGAGGCCAGACTCGGGTCGGTCCGCGACAAGGACGGCTCCCGGCGCATACACGGCGACTGGCAGCTCTACCGCGCCTCACTGGTCCGCAACAATCTTTACAACCGCTTCCATTGGGGCGAGCTGAACGGTCTGGACGCCGTGCCCTTCGCGGACATCGCCGCCACCAGCTTTTCCGCGCCCCGAACTCTGCCGGGCAGCAACAAGGTCGGCCTCTTTCTCGGAGCGAGCGACGCGGCCAAACGCCCGAACGCCGCGTTCTGGGCCGCGCTGGTGGATGAACTCCACGGACGCGGGCTGCGCCCGGTGCTCTTCGGCGGTCCGGCCGAAAAAGCCCTCGGAGCGGAAACGGCCAGGCTGGCCAAAGGCCCGGCCCTGAACCTCTGCGGCACCCTCGGACTCGACGAGTTCGGGGCCGTGGGCCAGACGCTGGCCCTGTTCATCACCCCCGACACCGGCCCCATGCACCTGGCCGCCTGGACCGGGCTCAAGTGCCTGAACCTGTCCATGGGCAACGTCAACCCATGGGAAACCGGCCCGTTCGTCCCCGGCCACTACGTGCTCCGCGCCGACTTGCCCTGCGCCAAGGGCTGCTGGCAATGCACCGAGGACTCCCTCAAATGCCATGCGCCGCTCACTCCGGGCAGGGTCGCCGCCCTGGCCAGACGGCTGGCCGGACCAGCGGACGCCGCCCGCCTGGACCGCATGGAGCTGCCCGGGCTGGCCCTGTTCGAAACCGGCCGCTCGGACCTCGGCCTCTATTGCCTCAAACGCCTGGACAAGACCCGGCCCGACGCCGAACGGCTCGCCTCCCGATTCTGGCAGACGTGCTTCGGCGCGCTCTTCGGGCTCTGGAGCAACGAAAAGGCCGCCGAAGCATGGTCCCGCCTCGCCCAGGGCGCGCCCGAAGAGGCCGCCGCATTGCTCGGGCACATCCCTGAAATGGGTCGCCGGTTCAAACTCGGCCTGCGCTCGGGAGCCCCCCTCGACCAGTCCTTCTGGACCGCCAGCCCGGCCATGGCCAAGCCGTTCACCGGCTTCGCCGACATGTACCTGAAAAACAACGACTACTCCCGGCCCGCCTGGGGCCGCGTCCTGACCCTGCTCGAACGACTCGTGGCCGTCTGCGCCTAG
- a CDS encoding PEP-CTERM sorting domain-containing protein yields MKRFVITLLFIVGIIAFTQADRAEALNLPTADSGYAVTYGNFYSYSLPILKEFLGDEYDVQSSVGQIKDTVVIATGAAGTPVNENFPGMDNAYETPGGASGGPTFGTGTVTDPPPALENDREGTWDATIASLVSYLDGQAPIFFFNNNQSDNVVDGVPQQNLWVWAQIEIWSSSDESAESMFFELTSTNGDGSGVYGGDPYAYDAHGAGYVPALPDNLPTAGTDYVLSGGDICLDAGQSPVSCGSEDVVYGPFAHNLGSDRAAYAVIAPGLNDFLFAWNDGNSPYDMISIDINMTSLNSGYEQAYIMPGTVSQTPPVPEPATWLFMGLGLTGLALFRRFRR; encoded by the coding sequence ATGAAGAGATTCGTCATTACCCTTCTTTTCATCGTCGGCATAATCGCCTTCACCCAAGCCGATAGGGCCGAAGCGCTGAACCTGCCCACGGCGGACTCCGGATATGCCGTCACATACGGCAACTTCTATTCATATTCGCTTCCCATCCTCAAGGAATTCCTGGGTGACGAATACGATGTCCAGTCCTCGGTCGGCCAGATCAAGGATACCGTGGTCATCGCCACCGGCGCGGCCGGCACCCCGGTCAACGAAAACTTCCCGGGCATGGACAACGCCTACGAGACCCCGGGCGGCGCGAGCGGCGGCCCCACCTTCGGCACCGGCACCGTGACCGACCCGCCTCCGGCCCTGGAAAACGACCGGGAAGGCACTTGGGACGCGACCATCGCCAGCCTGGTCTCCTATCTGGACGGGCAGGCCCCCATCTTCTTCTTCAACAACAACCAGTCCGACAACGTCGTTGACGGCGTGCCCCAGCAGAACCTCTGGGTTTGGGCCCAGATCGAGATTTGGAGCTCTTCCGACGAGTCGGCCGAGTCCATGTTCTTCGAGCTGACCAGCACCAACGGCGACGGCTCCGGCGTGTACGGCGGCGACCCCTACGCCTATGACGCGCACGGCGCAGGCTACGTTCCGGCCCTGCCTGACAACCTGCCCACCGCGGGTACGGACTATGTCCTTTCCGGCGGCGACATATGCCTCGACGCCGGCCAGTCCCCCGTGTCCTGCGGCTCGGAAGACGTGGTGTACGGTCCGTTCGCCCACAACCTGGGTTCCGACCGGGCGGCCTACGCGGTCATCGCTCCCGGACTGAACGACTTCCTGTTCGCCTGGAACGACGGGAACAGCCCCTACGACATGATCTCCATCGACATCAACATGACCTCGCTCAACAGCGGCTACGAACAGGCGTACATCATGCCCGGCACCGTCTCTCAGACTCCCCCGGTGCCCGAGCCGGCAACCTGGCTGTTCATGGGCCTCGGCCTCACCGGCCTGGCTCTCTTCCGGCGCTTCCGCCGCTAG
- the dtd gene encoding D-aminoacyl-tRNA deacylase encodes MRIVIQRVSDAKVTVQDATVGEIGTGLLALVGFGGADKADFPDTPTWRKMLDKLFNMRVFPDESGKFDLSLSDIKGDLMLVSQFTLYADCRKGRRPSFTDACHPYVAESLFDRFTEDARKLAPGGFATGRFGAEMLLDFTNWGPVTIILDSDEL; translated from the coding sequence GTGCGCATCGTCATCCAGCGTGTTTCGGACGCCAAGGTCACGGTGCAGGACGCTACGGTCGGAGAGATAGGCACCGGCCTGCTCGCGCTCGTCGGATTCGGCGGCGCGGACAAGGCGGACTTTCCCGACACCCCGACCTGGCGCAAGATGCTCGACAAACTGTTCAACATGCGCGTCTTCCCGGACGAGAGCGGCAAATTCGACCTTTCCCTAAGCGACATCAAGGGCGATCTGATGCTCGTCTCCCAGTTCACGCTCTACGCGGACTGCCGCAAGGGACGCCGCCCGTCCTTCACCGACGCCTGCCATCCCTACGTCGCGGAATCCCTGTTCGACAGGTTCACCGAAGACGCGCGCAAGCTCGCGCCGGGGGGCTTCGCCACGGGCCGATTCGGCGCTGAAATGCTCCTGGACTTCACCAACTGGGGACCCGTAACCATCATTCTCGATTCCGACGAGCTCTAA